In a genomic window of Amblyomma americanum isolate KBUSLIRL-KWMA chromosome 4, ASM5285725v1, whole genome shotgun sequence:
- the LOC144127898 gene encoding uncharacterized protein LOC144127898, translating to MSHMYCCAKWCSTSGKSGEHLFRFPSDHRFSIWLKYANRLELLETPREKVYKTYRLCSKHFTRDCFTSDACIRLTHEAVPSVKVHEPRLRALVHPDFYEEGAAQGIESASPLQSTAAPVEVMLGHDYLPLPSTLGLGTIAGADSAVHDTDDPHSSRAPQLTDVQTTPPPPADEEGAAQSTPIRVIASASWDSPDYAEAGPSGLSGAKESVRQPVMTPASGTPKSRRRKGAVVYTPRTKKRFEKLHSRSDRYRKALSLIRKRHDTRRVTQQEALNKLEPHLPQDLFELVKAQIRLCSFPKSKKHW from the exons ATGTCGCATATGTATTGttgcgcgaagtggtgcagcacatccggcaagagtggagaacatctcttcagatttccttctgaccacag ATTCTCCATTTGGCTGAAATATGCCAATAGGCTTGAACTCCTGGAGACACCAAGGGAAAAGGTCTACAAAACATACAGGCTCTGCTCAAAGCACTTCACGAGGGATTGCTTCACTAGTGATGCCTGCATAAGGCTCACGCATGAAGCAGTCCCTTCCGTGAAGGTGCATGAGCCTCGTCTGAGAGCCTTGGTGCACCCGG ATTTCTATGAAGAAGGTGCGGCACAAG gcattgaatccgcttcaccactacagtccactgctgcaccagtggaagtcatgcttggtcacg actacttgccgttgccatcaacacttgggctaggcacaattgctggtgcagattctgctgtccatgacacag ACGACCCACACTCTTCACGTGCCCCGCAGCTCACTGATGTGCAGACTACGCCCCCTCCCCCAGCTGACGAAGAAG gtgctgcccaaagcacacccatcagagtgattgcatcagcatcatgggactcacctgattatg ctgaagctggtcctagtggcctcagcggtgccaaagagagtgtcagacagccagtgatgacaccagcatcaggaacgcccaagagtcggcggaggaagggcgcagttgtgtacacccctcgcaccaaaaagcgcttcgagaagttgcattctcgaagcgacaggtaccgaaaggcactgagtctgattaggaaaaggcacgacacaaggcgagtaacgcagcaggaggctctcaacaagcttgaaccgcatttgccacaagacctttttgaattggttaaagctcaaatcaggctctgctcatttccgaaatccaaaaagcactggtga